A region from the Pseudomonas sp. KU26590 genome encodes:
- a CDS encoding metal/formaldehyde-sensitive transcriptional repressor, with protein MGHIAANKNDLLKRVKRIAGQLQAVERALESDLDCAKTLHLVAATRGAINGLMEEIIEDHARAHVADPGLSEAERNKGVEELLEAIRRYSK; from the coding sequence ATGGGCCATATCGCCGCCAACAAAAACGATCTTCTCAAGCGCGTAAAACGCATTGCCGGACAACTCCAGGCTGTGGAGCGGGCATTGGAGTCGGATCTCGACTGCGCCAAGACGCTGCACCTTGTTGCCGCCACGCGCGGGGCCATCAACGGCTTGATGGAGGAAATCATTGAAGACCACGCCCGCGCGCATGTTGCGGATCCTGGTCTCAGCGAAGCCGAGCGTAACAAAGGCGTCGAAGAGCTTCTTGAAGCCATACGTCGTTATTCCAAGTGA
- the dmeF gene encoding CDF family Co(II)/Ni(II) efflux transporter DmeF encodes MNSSINYAHDHVFLGSAHDENAKRTLWVVALTVVMMVGEITAGYVTGSMALLADGFHMATHAGALGIAAAAYGYAKRNASSQRYSFGTGKVGDLGGFASALILGMVSLGIGVESVMRLLQPTDVQFGTATLIAIAGLIVNIVSALLLGHGHSHGHDHDHHPDDHAHSHAHHGNDNNLKSAYVHVLADALTSVLAIAALLAGRYLGWVWLDPAMGIVGALVIARWAWTLMRVTAGVLLDQTDAHVAEEIRQFVEEPGDATITDLHVWRIGPQAHAAIVSVVGAATANADTIRERLQPVHEIRHLTVEFRPA; translated from the coding sequence ATGAACAGCAGCATCAACTACGCCCACGACCACGTGTTCCTCGGCTCAGCCCACGATGAGAATGCCAAACGTACGCTTTGGGTTGTGGCGTTAACCGTCGTGATGATGGTCGGTGAAATCACCGCCGGGTATGTCACCGGCTCGATGGCGTTACTGGCCGATGGTTTTCACATGGCCACTCATGCTGGTGCATTGGGCATCGCGGCGGCCGCCTATGGATACGCCAAGCGCAACGCGTCCAGCCAGCGTTACAGCTTCGGCACAGGAAAGGTCGGCGATCTGGGCGGGTTCGCGTCGGCGCTGATTCTCGGCATGGTTTCCCTGGGAATCGGCGTGGAGTCCGTCATGCGCCTCTTGCAGCCAACGGACGTTCAGTTCGGCACCGCTACCCTCATCGCGATTGCCGGGTTGATCGTCAACATCGTCAGCGCCCTGTTGCTGGGCCACGGGCACAGCCATGGACACGATCATGACCACCACCCTGATGATCACGCCCATAGCCATGCTCATCATGGCAACGACAACAATTTGAAATCGGCCTATGTCCATGTCCTCGCAGACGCGCTGACGTCGGTGCTGGCCATCGCTGCACTGCTCGCCGGTCGCTACCTGGGTTGGGTATGGCTGGACCCGGCCATGGGCATCGTTGGCGCCCTCGTTATCGCGCGGTGGGCATGGACCTTGATGCGGGTGACCGCAGGCGTATTGCTTGATCAGACTGACGCCCACGTTGCCGAGGAGATCCGCCAATTCGTTGAAGAGCCGGGGGATGCCACCATCACCGACCTGCACGTCTGGCGGATCGGGCCCCAAGCCCATGCGGCCATCGTCAGCGTCGTTGGCGCAGCCACTGCGAACGCCGACACCATCCGTGAACGTCTCCAGCCGGTCCATGAAATCAGGCACCTGACGGTCGAGTTTCGACCGGCCTGA
- a CDS encoding BON domain-containing protein encodes MSDLTLRRNILDELEFLPHIDAAAIGVAIEDGVVVLSGHVKTYAQKIAAQRAVKQVKGVRAIADEIEVRLTGMSAIDDGMIASRCLDLIRWSTAVPGDQIMINVQQGWVTLEGDVEWQYEKQAAQNAIQKLDGVVGLNNLLVIKPKASVRDIKKLIDEALTRSADLDPSKIHVSADGDQVRLEGTVGRWLERKTVEQAAWSVPGVRNVENHLRIA; translated from the coding sequence ATGAGTGATTTGACGTTGCGCAGGAACATCCTGGATGAGCTTGAGTTTCTACCCCACATCGACGCCGCCGCCATTGGCGTTGCCATAGAGGACGGCGTCGTTGTCCTGAGCGGTCATGTGAAGACCTACGCCCAGAAGATTGCGGCGCAACGGGCCGTTAAACAGGTGAAAGGCGTTCGCGCCATCGCCGACGAAATCGAAGTGCGGCTGACCGGCATGTCAGCCATTGATGACGGGATGATTGCCTCGCGCTGTCTGGACCTGATTCGCTGGAGCACCGCCGTCCCCGGCGATCAGATCATGATCAACGTCCAGCAGGGCTGGGTCACGCTCGAGGGGGACGTTGAATGGCAGTATGAGAAACAAGCCGCGCAGAACGCCATCCAGAAACTGGACGGCGTAGTGGGCCTGAACAACCTGCTGGTTATAAAGCCCAAGGCGAGCGTCCGGGACATCAAGAAGCTGATTGACGAAGCGCTGACGCGAAGCGCGGACCTCGATCCGAGCAAGATCCACGTCTCCGCCGACGGCGACCAGGTCAGGCTTGAGGGGACTGTTGGCAGATGGCTTGAACGTAAAACGGTCGAACAGGCCGCCTGGTCTGTACCGGGTGTCAGGAACGTGGAAAACCATCTGCGCATCGCCTGA